ATTCAAGAGGAAGCCCTGCTGTATCAGGAGGCACCAGTCGAACGAATCACCGGCTTCGACACGCCGTTCCCGCTCTACAGCCTCGAAGACTACTACCTGCCCGAACCAGCACGCATCAAGGAAGGCATCCGAGACGCGGTGAACTTCTAATATGGTACGCGAATTCAAACTCCCCGACGTCGGCGAAGGTGTCGCCGAAGGTGAACTCGTCAGTTGGCTTGTCGAGGAAGGCGACGAGGTCAGCGAAGACCAACCCGTCGCGGAAGTCGAGACGGACAAGGCAATCGTGGAGGTTCCCTCCCCGGTTAACGGGAGCGTCCGCGAACTCCGCGCAGAGGAGGGCGAAGTCGTCCCCGTCGGCAACGTCATCATCACGTTCAACGTGGAGGGCGAGGACGATGAGGACACGGCCACCGAGAGCGCCGAATCCGAAGAGCCGACGGAATCACAAGAGGAAGTCGCCGAGGAGCCAGAAGTTTCGGAGGAAACCGAGACTCCCGAAGGACGCGTCTTCGCGGCACCGAGCGCACGCCGACTCGCGCGTGAACTCGGTGTGGATATTGCAACCGTCGAAGGCACCGGGCCGAGCGGTCGCGTAACCGAACACGACGTTCGCACGACGGCCGAAAGCACGACGGACGAAGTCGAGCAGGAAACCGACGAAGTCCAACCGGACGATGACCTCGACATTCAACCTGAAAACATAAGTTCAGGTGGTGGCGGACCGGCACCGGATTCGGTCGAACCTGCTGACCGCGAACGAACACTGGCCGCACCCGCAACCCGGCGACTCGCCGACGAGCAGGGTGTCAATCTTAATGCCGTACCCGCGGTCGAAGAGCACGACGGACAGGCGTTCGTCACGCCGGAAGCCGTGCGGGAGTACGCCGAGGCTCAACAGCAAGCGCAGGCAGCGGACGCCGCCGCAGTCGCAACGGGCGAGACTGGCCCACGCGAAGAGCGGATTCCGTACCGCGGCATTCGGCGAACTATCGGCAAGCAGATGCAGAAGTCGAAGTTCACCGCGCCGCACGTCACTCACCACGACACGACGGAAGTGTCGGAACTGGTCGAGACGCGCGAGGAACTGCGCGGTATCGCCGACGAACAGGGTATCAAGCTTACCTACATGCCGTTCGTGCTGAAGGCGGTCGTCGCCGCGCTCAAGGACTTCCCGTACCTCAACTCCGCACTGGACGAGGAGAACGAGGAAATCGTCGTCAAGAACTACTACAACATCGGTATCGCAGTGGCGACCGACGACGGCCTGATGGTTCCCGTCATCAAGAACGTAGACCAGAAGGATATGCTCCAACTCGCCTCGGAGATGAACGAACTGGTCGAGAAAGCCCGCGACCGCACCATCTCCCGCGAGGAGATGCAGGGCGGAACGTTCACCATCACGAACTTCGGCGCGATTGGCGGAAAACACGCGACGCCTATCATCAACCACCCCGAAGTCGGTATCCTCGGACTGGGGTCGCTGAAAAAGCGCCCGGTCGTCGTGGACGATGAGGTGGAAGCGCGGCCGGTGCTCCCGATTTCGATGTCCATCGACCACCGCATCATCGACGGTGCAATCGTCGCGCAGTTCGCCAACCAGTTGTTGGAGTACCTGCACAATCCGAAACTGCTCCTGTTGGAGTAGTCCGAAAGTCGTTGCAGAGTTTTCGATTTGTGTTTTTTCGATTTGACAAGAAGAAGGTGATAGCTACTCGGTTTCTCGCTCGTGTTCGAATCCAACACCGGATATGAATCCGAATATCGAGAGACCATAGCCGAGCACCATTACGGTGAAATTAGGTGTCGGGGTGACGCCATTGAGTAGACTCAGACAACCAAACGTCATGACTCCGGCGAACGCACCGCTCAACCAGTTCGGCCCGTCGGTGCTTCGAAGAAGCGACCCATATTGAAGCGCAACTGCGGTTCCAACGCCGTACACCGACGCGATACCGACGAGGAGGATGAGAGATTCATCCGTCGGCGATTCGAAGAAAGCGACACTGCCGGTTACGACGATACTGACGAGTAAGGCGATAGCGTGGCGGAGAAGGCGATTCATAATCTCGATCGATGTCATCAGGATATAATATTTCTTGTAGCGAGAACGAACTCGCTACAAAATCATGCGATTTGCCAACATACGTTCGGTTGCCGGTTCGTAATCCACCTGATTTTTTACCCGGTAGCGCATCCGTCCACCTAATGGTCGTCGGAGACATCTCGACAGGAACGGACGTGCTGGTTATCGGCGCAGGACCGGGTGGCTACGTCGCCGCGATTCGCGCCGGGCAACTGGGTCTGGACGTAACGCTCGTCGAAAAGGACGCCTACGGCGGAACCTGCCTGAACTACGGGTGCATCCCGTCGAAGGCAATGATTACGGCGTCCGACTTGGCCTACGACGCGAACAACGCCGAGGACATGGGAATCTACACCAAACTCGACGTGAACTACGGCGAGATGGTCGATTGGAAAGACGACGTCGTCTCCCAGTTGACCGGCGGCGTCGAAAAGCTCTGCAAGGCAAACGGCGTCTCGCTGATGGAAGGCCGTGCCGAGTTCGCTGACGACAAATCGGTTCGCGTCGTCCACGGCGGCGAAGGACAGGGTTCGGAAACCGTCGAGTTCGAGAATGCAATCGTCTCGACCGGAAGCCGAGCAATCGAGGTTCCCGGCTTCGAGTTCGACGGCGAGCACATCCTTAGTTCGCGGGAAGCACTCGCGCTGGACGACGTTCCGGAGAGCATCGTCATCGTCGGCGCAGGCTACATCGGCATGGAACTGGCGGGCGTCTTCGCCAAACTCGGTTCCGACGTGACCGTGGTCGAAATGCTCGATTCGGTGCTTCCCGGCTACGAGGACGACCTCGCACGCCCGGTCAAAAAGAAGGCCGACGAGTTGGGAATCGACTTCCACTTCGGGCAGGCGGCGAAGGAGTGGGAAGAATCAGGCGACGGTATTACGGTCATGACCGAGAACGAGGACGGCGAAGTCTCGGAGTTCGGTGCCGAAAAGGCGCTCGTGGCGGTCGGTCGCCAACCCGTGACGGACACGCTCGAACTCGAAAACGCGGGCATCGAAACTGACGAGAAGGGCTTCATCCAGACGGACGACCGCGCCCGAACCGAGCAAGAACACATCTTCGCAATCGGTGACGTGGCGGGCGAACCGATGCTCGCGCACAAAGCCAGCAAGGAAGGACAGGTCGCCGCGGAAGTCATCGCGGGCAAACCCTCGGCCCTCGACTATCAGGCCATGCCCGCCGCGGTGTTCACCGACCCCGAAATCGGCACGGTCGGCATGACGGAAGCGGAAGCCGAGGCACAAGGCTTCGAACCGGTCGTCGGCAAGTTCCCGTTCCAAGCCAGTGGTCGCGCACTGACCACGGGCCACGCCGAAGGATTCGTCCGAATCGTCGCCGACGAACCGAGCGGGTTCGTCCTCGGCGCGCAGATTGTCGGGCCGGAAGCCTCCGAACTGATTGCCGAGTTGGGACTGGCAATCGAGATGGGTGCAACGCTCGAAGACCTCGCCGCGACGGTTCACACCCACCCGACGCTCTCGGAAGCCGTGATGGAGTGTGCCGAGAACGCGCTCGGACACGCGATTCACACGCTGAATCGGTGAGGTTTCGTCCGCAGTAAACGACTGGCCGCGGCACCGACGTTCAAAAATTCAGCTCTCTTTCGTTCAACACTCGTAAACGCACGAGTTGTCGCTACAATCACAACACTCGCAGTAGCAATCGCATTCGTCACAGACTGCGATGCACGAATTATCGTCTGGATGACGTTCACAGCAGACGGTTTCACAGTCACAGGTTTCACACAGACCGAGCGAGCTGTCACAGTCGACTTCGGGTTCCGGTAGGGAACCGTATCTGACGAGATGGTCTTCACCGAGGGGTTCGCCGTCTTCGACCGGGTTGAGAATCGCGTGGGCAGTGTCCTCTTCGGGGAAGACGGAAAGAGAGAGATAGCCGTCCTCGACGCGGCGGATGATGAGAATCCGTGGCGTATGGCTGTCGCCGAGTTGGTTGGCGGTCAACCGTTCACCCTCTATTCTACCGGTCGGGTCGGTCAGTTCGTGGAGGTCGCCGATTTTTGCTTCCTCGATAACGCCGTCGTCCGAGAGTTCTTCGAGAACGTCCGACTGCTGTTGGACGGCGGCTTTGACGATGTCTGCGTCGCGGTAGTCGCGAAGAAACGCATCTTGCTCCGACCGCGTGAGGTCGAAGCGCTGTGTGGTAGCGAGATTACTCCGTTCTGCGGCGGCGCTCGCTGGAGCGAGTGTCACCAATGCTCCGGTTGCGGTTCCTTTCAAGATTTGACGCCGACTCAGCTCGGTATTGTTTTGATTTTACATACCATATTAATATATGAATACTACGGTAAAAAATATACATTCTGGATATGTAGAATTTTATTTAATTTAGGTATTTGCGAATAATACTGCCGAGCTACTGCGCGGAATCCAATAATTTAACCATAAAAATCGAAATCCGACGAGGATGTCAGTAGGAGTCTCTCAGCACCACGTAGAGCTACAACTGCAGTAACACTCTTCACACATCTCCTCGCAAATGGTACCTTCACCATTGAACTTACAACAGTAGGTGGAACAACCATGACACCCGTAACACTGCCACGGAGACAAGCACGCTTCCGGTTCGACTTCCATGTCCGGCATGCTACCGTACTTTACGATGTGGTCTTCACCGAGTTGTTCACCGTCTTCAACTGGGTTGAACAGCGCACGTGCAGTACCCTTTTCAGGGAACAACAGAAGAGAGAGATAACCGGATTCGACGCGCCGGAACACCTTAATCTCCGGTGTGTGGCCTTTACCGAGGTTGTACGTCGTCAGTCGCTCACCGACGCCGCCACTGGGTTCGGTTAACTCTTCCAAGTCGTCGATACGTGGGTTGTCAAGGACGCCGTCGTCCGAGAGTTCTTCAAGGAGGTCAGAATGCTGGTGAACGATGTCCCGAACGACGTATGCGTCCCGATAATCTCGTAGGAGCTTCTCCTGTTCAACCTGTGATATTTCAGTTGTCTGCTCCGCTGAAACGTTCGCCGAGCCAAAAGCCACCAACGCACCGGTCGCTGAACCTTTCAAAATCTGTCGCCGACTTAGACCGTTGTTGTTTTGTCTGGACATAAGCCCATAGTTATATAATTTTTTATAATATAAAAGTTGTACTATTTTTATTAGTGTTATATTTCACGGTACGAAGTGCTCGATAGTATGATTAACCTAGACGTGTATCCTATGGAGTGGCAGTGATGGGGAACAATAAGACAGAATACAACGAATATCAATAGCAGTGGGGTCAAAAGAAGACACAACGCTTTCAAAGTTACAAATAGAACGGTGGAGAAATCAATCCCCTCGTTTCAACTGGAGGAAAAGACCATCTCAAGCAAATTTGTGAACCGTCACGTCCAACGTATCCAAATCCACGACTGGCGCGAATCCCGAATCAGGATTGATGTTGACGCTTTTCTGGAAATCCGTCTGTGATTGCCAGCAACCGGAGTTCATGGCGAGGACGTTGTGGTACTTGCCGAATCCGAGTTTGTGGACGTGACCAGTGTGGAAGATGTCGGGAACCTCGTCGATGACGAGGTAGTCCTTTTCCTCCGGTGCAACGCGGGTGTGGCCACCGTACTGCGGGGCGACGTGACGCTTTTTCAGGAGTTGGTACATCGCCTTGTGCGGTTCCTCGTAACTCGCTTTTTCCTCCGGCATCTCCGCGATTACCTCGTCCAGCGAGACGCCGTGGTACATCAGTACCGAGACGCCTTCGACTGTAACTGTAGAGGGATTGCCCGTGATTCGGGCATCGTGAACATCCATGATGTCGCGGAGTTCCTCGTCGAATCCCGGTTGCGGTTCGGCGAGTCGAACCGCGTCGTGGTTGCCGGGAATCATGACGATTTCCATGTCGCCGGGGACTTCTTTCAGATACTCCGAGAACTTCTCGTACTGCTCGAAGATGTCGATGATGTCGAGTTCCTCGTCCTGATTCGGATAGATACCGACGCCCTCCACCATGTCGCCTGCGATGAGGAGATATTCGACGTGTTCTGCCTCCTCGGTGTGCAGCCAACTGGTGAACCGCGACCACGCGTCGGCCATGAACTCCTGACTGCCGACGTGAACGTCGCTGATGAGTGCGGCTTGTACGTGGCGGTCGGCGGTCGATGGTTTGTAGGTTCGCGGAACGTCGGGGAAATGAAGCGAGTCAACGAACAGGATTCCGGCATCGCTCGAAAGCGTTCCCTCGACGGCAATCGTCTCGTCCAACAGGAGTTCGTTCACGACGCTGGCGAACTCCTTGTCCTTCATGATGAGACACGGGAACGTGCCGTTCGTGTCTTCGAGTTCGACAAGCCAGTGTCCGCTCGCCGTCGAACGAATGTCGCTTATCATCCCGACCATGGCGGCGTCGCTTCCGCCCGGCATGCTGGCGACTGCGTTCGTTGGACGAGCATTGACACGACCACGAAGTTGTCCCGAAAGCCGCTGGAAACGGTCGCGGAACACCGTAACGAAATCGTCGTACTCGCCGGTTCCAGTGCTCTGTCCGGTTACGTCGCCCTCGATACCGACCGACTGAAGGGCTTCGTTCCGTGAGATGGACCCCTCTGTTTCAACTGGAGAGGTCACCTCATGCACTGAGGATTCGGTGTTTTTCGTTCCAGTAGAAAAGGGGGTATTATCGGGGATGGAAACATCTCCGTTCTCCGATAGAGACGATGCCGATGAAGCTGACTCCGATGAAGCCGAGTCGAGAACGTTCCTGACGTGTTCGACGGAGATTTTCAGCGCGTGTTCGGGGGCGGACTCGACTGCCTCGTTGAGCGCGCCGTCTGGGTCTGGCGCGTTTGCAAGAAGCGTCACGGCCTCTCGGTCGGCGTTGTACCCGCGACTCGTGAGTTCTCTGACGATTCGAGCCGGGGTTTCTAATGGCACGAGTCGGTAAAGACGCGGATGAGCAAAAAATATAGCGAACTAACCCAGAAGGTTGACAACCCGTGGTAGTTTAGAGAACCGTAATGAGTCCCCCAGAC
The window above is part of the Haladaptatus cibarius D43 genome. Proteins encoded here:
- a CDS encoding dihydrolipoamide acetyltransferase family protein encodes the protein MVREFKLPDVGEGVAEGELVSWLVEEGDEVSEDQPVAEVETDKAIVEVPSPVNGSVRELRAEEGEVVPVGNVIITFNVEGEDDEDTATESAESEEPTESQEEVAEEPEVSEETETPEGRVFAAPSARRLARELGVDIATVEGTGPSGRVTEHDVRTTAESTTDEVEQETDEVQPDDDLDIQPENISSGGGGPAPDSVEPADRERTLAAPATRRLADEQGVNLNAVPAVEEHDGQAFVTPEAVREYAEAQQQAQAADAAAVATGETGPREERIPYRGIRRTIGKQMQKSKFTAPHVTHHDTTEVSELVETREELRGIADEQGIKLTYMPFVLKAVVAALKDFPYLNSALDEENEEIVVKNYYNIGIAVATDDGLMVPVIKNVDQKDMLQLASEMNELVEKARDRTISREEMQGGTFTITNFGAIGGKHATPIINHPEVGILGLGSLKKRPVVVDDEVEARPVLPISMSIDHRIIDGAIVAQFANQLLEYLHNPKLLLLE
- the lpdA gene encoding dihydrolipoyl dehydrogenase gives rise to the protein MVVGDISTGTDVLVIGAGPGGYVAAIRAGQLGLDVTLVEKDAYGGTCLNYGCIPSKAMITASDLAYDANNAEDMGIYTKLDVNYGEMVDWKDDVVSQLTGGVEKLCKANGVSLMEGRAEFADDKSVRVVHGGEGQGSETVEFENAIVSTGSRAIEVPGFEFDGEHILSSREALALDDVPESIVIVGAGYIGMELAGVFAKLGSDVTVVEMLDSVLPGYEDDLARPVKKKADELGIDFHFGQAAKEWEESGDGITVMTENEDGEVSEFGAEKALVAVGRQPVTDTLELENAGIETDEKGFIQTDDRARTEQEHIFAIGDVAGEPMLAHKASKEGQVAAEVIAGKPSALDYQAMPAAVFTDPEIGTVGMTEAEAEAQGFEPVVGKFPFQASGRALTTGHAEGFVRIVADEPSGFVLGAQIVGPEASELIAELGLAIEMGATLEDLAATVHTHPTLSEAVMECAENALGHAIHTLNR
- a CDS encoding DNA-directed DNA polymerase II small subunit, which codes for MPLETPARIVRELTSRGYNADREAVTLLANAPDPDGALNEAVESAPEHALKISVEHVRNVLDSASSESASSASSLSENGDVSIPDNTPFSTGTKNTESSVHEVTSPVETEGSISRNEALQSVGIEGDVTGQSTGTGEYDDFVTVFRDRFQRLSGQLRGRVNARPTNAVASMPGGSDAAMVGMISDIRSTASGHWLVELEDTNGTFPCLIMKDKEFASVVNELLLDETIAVEGTLSSDAGILFVDSLHFPDVPRTYKPSTADRHVQAALISDVHVGSQEFMADAWSRFTSWLHTEEAEHVEYLLIAGDMVEGVGIYPNQDEELDIIDIFEQYEKFSEYLKEVPGDMEIVMIPGNHDAVRLAEPQPGFDEELRDIMDVHDARITGNPSTVTVEGVSVLMYHGVSLDEVIAEMPEEKASYEEPHKAMYQLLKKRHVAPQYGGHTRVAPEEKDYLVIDEVPDIFHTGHVHKLGFGKYHNVLAMNSGCWQSQTDFQKSVNINPDSGFAPVVDLDTLDVTVHKFA